The genomic segment TGAAGCACCTAGAGAGACAAAACGTAGAAATCCACGTTGGCAAGTTCCTCCTACAATCCGCGCGAACACATTTgacgtctgcttcgtctctgcttcgatCTGCTCGCGTGTTTGTAACTCGGCCAAGGTGCTTTCGGAATTTTCTGCAGCAAGGCCGGCGGCAGTGCGGAGTTCCACATCGGTTCTGCAAGAAATGGACTGCTGTTGCCTGTATCCATAGTTTTTATTCGCGTGACTGAGCGTTTTCATAGCAAGTCCTGTGGTAGGAAATAATGCCTTCTCAGCTAgctgtcgtctccttcccctctcgtTGCTGAAGGGATAGCGATCGTGTATTGCGGTAACTGTGTCGATGTCTGCTCTTGCTAGCTTTCTGCCAGGCGGCAAGTGTCAGACCACGGAAGGTGGGTTTCAGCGTCCAGTCCAGGACGATTTCTGAGGCAGACTCAACGTTTTTCTCATCATTTACCTGGGAAAGACTCTCGCGAACCCCGCAGTCCAacactttttcttttcgacACACATTTACCCGGACAAATCGTGCTCACTCAAGTCGCGCGAGCCAGCTGCTACTGGCAACGCGATCGGAGAACCCTCGGTGTTGCCTTGCGCTTGGCGCCGCTGCGATTAGCAAGGCACACTTTCAGGCTTCTTTCCACATGTGCGGATTCTTGTCACTAATGCTTTGCTCCTTCTTTCTCAAGCAAACCGATCGCAACGCGTATTAACGTAGAAACGCCTCTCCTGGCCCGCTGTCTTGCCGGTCTGTCGACCTTTGTCTTGCCGTGCTTCCACACCTAGCGGCAGGCCCTGACCATTCTGCCAGCTTCCGGATAGTTGGAACGCCGGTCTTTTTCGAAACCGTCGGTTCTTTGGCGCTTCAAGGCGCGTTCTTTGCGGCTTTTTCCCAACTCACTTTGCCCAACTTGCTCGAACGAAACGCGCGCTGTCGACCCACCTTGGCGCATCCTGAGGGCATTGTAGCTTTTCGAGTTTCACCTTCCTCAAAATGGGGAACGTCATCGAGCAGTTCCACGCGGAGCGCCTCGACCAGCGCTACGGAGTTCTTACAACTCCTGAtgggaagaagcgagcaaTGAAACCTGAGGACTGCCGCCCTCGCTACTACGAGAGAACTTACCGCGAGGTGAGAAACAAACAAGAGCCCACCGGCCGCTAGGATTTATTAGGCACAAACAGTACAAGGAGAGCTTCTTTCCACCTGTACTTCTAAGACAACACTCGGCTGTGAATGCTCGACGGGAAGTTCCGGGCTAAAACTCCTTTTCGCCGGGAGTCGACAAACCTTCCTTCACCGCTGGCGTGTTTCTAGCATACTCGAAATCCTTTCCTTTACCTCTGAATAATGCCGGATCAGCCCTCTCGAAAGTCCTTAATGCATGTTACGATCTCGGGCTCGTGAGTTTCATCTCGACTTTCAGCTGAGTGTCTGACGGTAATTACTTTGCGCGGCATCATTCAAGTTGTGTCTGGCATTTCCTACGCACCTCAACACCGCTGCTGTGTACTTGAGACGTGCTGCTTCTCTATGTCGACTTCTTTCGACTTTTGAACTCAGCCACACCTCGTCTATGCTCGTGTTGAGCTCTTTGTAGGGGGACCCCGAGATGCCAGAAGACCCAGAATTCCCGGCAAAACTGTTGAAGGCCGCTCAAGACCACGAATGGAGTAAGTGTAGAACGCAATTACGCGGCTTCGTTTCTACACACTTTCCGGAAGGTGCATTGCAGCTGTCAATCCAACACTCGACAAGGGTGTTCTGGCAGTCACCGTGCAGACTCTGTGGTCGTTCTACCCGTCTTGTGCGTTTTCACACGCGAGGGAGGGTCTGAGGTCACAGGCCGACCACAAACCAGGAAAAAAGTGAGCCTCGTTTTTCCGTGCTTTTTTTCGTTTACAGAAATCGAGAACGGAGCTGATGGCCTCTCGATCATGTACCCCGGGAAAAGGCAGGCGAAACTGTGGGTTGGTCATGTCCGAGTCGTCAACCCCGAGGACAGAATCTGCCCGGAAAACGGAAACGCCAACATGTCTCTGGACGACCTTATCCACCAAGGACTTCTCACGCCGTTCTACAAGGTAGGTGACCAGTAATGACAGCAAGAGTTTGTATCTTGCCAGAAGTTTCTGGTTTTACCGATACGAATTGCGTGCACCCCAGTTAATCGCTCTACCCCTGGAATtgcctttcctttctgtcggAAACATCGTAACTTTGTGTGGAGCAGCCGTCCGTTTCGGCAGACAGCACTTAGAAACCGTCGTAATTTGCTGCCGTCTTTTGTACAGACCCCCAGCGGGGCCGCCGTTCCCGAGCGtcaagaaggaaacgacaaAGTGCCTCAGTCTGCCGCACCTTCCGCTTCCCGTCAACAGTCTGAGGAAAACAAGCGTCTGGCGGAGCAACACTTGAGAATGTCCGTGAACGAGCGCATGAAATTCACGAATGTACAGGCACAGCAGCAAGCGATGAGAACCGATATTCCCCAGATGGCAGGAAGCCCACGCATGCCTGCCCCGCAGCCCTTCCCCTCGATGTTTTCTGGAGCTCCGTCCCCTTATCCAATGTACCCCACCGCCTTTCCGCAACCACAGATGTGTGCTATGCCTCCCTCGGTGAACCAGCCTCCGCCCGCTGTTGCCACGGGTGTCTATCCCCCTCTCTTGCCCATCTACTGAGTATTGACTTTTGCCTTCGGGATTTTAGGTTTTTTCATTCGGGACGTTGGAACCACCACTGTGATAGCTGCCGTTTCTCTGGCGCCACATGGCTTGCCGTCTCGACAGAACAATTTATTAAATGCAGCAAAAAGCACCTCgcccttcttctgtttgaCTGTCCCGGATGGCTGCACCCTTAGTTCGAAGCCTAAAGTAACTACCCGCTTGTCGGCAGATGAACGACGATCTGGCGGTCGAGAAGACTTATTTTTTCCTTTCACCGAAATTCAGACAGTTGCCTGTTGTTTGAAAAGCCCAATCTGTTCAACTCAAGCCGCTTTTCACATCAAATACCAGAAAACAACTCATTCATGGCGGGTAGATGGAAATTGCTCAATTCTGTGACCACTTCACCGAAGCAGTATTTGGTGAAGTATGCCTCAGTGGAGATCATTCGCGCAAAGGGTGCACCAGTTAGTTTTCTGTGCCTGAGTAATGTAGATGGAACCGTTCAAAGTGTTCGGACACGTTTCCACCACAGCAATTTGAATCTGTTGCCTTAACGGCTTCACTACAGAAATATTTCCCGTGACATTGGTAGTTGGTTGATCGTCGTGATCATCACGTTAGTCACAGGGGTATTTCGTCTGGAGGTAAAGCTGGAAAGAGGTATGCCTGGTACGAATGCATCTGACAGGATAATCATCCTATACAGGAGACCGCAGGCTTACATACCACTGTAGGCTTGGATGGATAGAGTGATAAGCAGTATATACACGAATCGATTCTGAGAAAAGCTAGCCAAATGTGCGCACACCAAATGCATGCGTCAGCAACAGGGCAGAAGTGCGCTTGCTTACGAGGATATGTCGGTAGGCGGAGTGACGCCCACAGGTATGCAGATTTCAACAAGTGAACAGGCAGACAGTTTCTGTTACATCAAATATATCAAAAAGGGCAATGGACTAGCGTCAGGAAACGTTCCTTGATCACTTGTGCACCAGGGGGCAACGTGAAAGTAAAGTCTTCTAAAGCAGCTTTAGAACCGCGGGCGCCTGAATGCAGCTTGGCCTTTCCATGGTCTACTGACGGATTTCTCACTATTATGCCACACCTAGATTCTTCTTAAAATAGCAATGTACTATGATTCATATGCTTGGTTTTATGGTGCAGCACCATAAAGATTTGGTGACGTCTATGGGGTCCTATCTTTAAATCGGAGCACACGTTATTTCTAAAGGAAACAGTGAGTCTTAGCAGCTCTTTCAACTCATAGCGTGCAGCGACCATACGCACAATTGAAAACGAACAATACCACCAATTGTGACACTTTTATAAGTGTACACTCGAGACTCTAGCTCACTTGGGTTTTTCGGCATCGGCTATGTTCAGAGCGTAATGTGTGGATCTCTGTCACCATTAGATTTGAGTTTTACAGTTAGTAACTTAACATGATGGTCATGAAGAGCACAagagaacttggatccggtagacaaagaccttcaaggTCCCACACGTAACATCATCGAACCTGGGCGTATGTGCCTGAATGCAGTAgatttctgcttttttatTTCCACTTAAACTGTATGAGTTTGATTTGATTCCCATTTTCGACATCAGTGCTCCGCGCTGAGTCGACAGTGCTGCCCCGATTCGGAACTGGGGTTCAGGACAACTGCCGCTGTCTTAGTGCCTCCTCACGCTCTGAGAGATTTGTGTCTGATCTTCGTTTAGAAACGCCTTTCATCGCCACTTTTCTTCGGGAAAACCACGATGTGAGACATCGCTACACATCTACATCAGCTGCGTCGTAAAACATCACAAAGAAACCTAAATACACCACCACAAAGCCGTTATCACCAATACAGCGACTCTAAATATTCCGCACAGTCCACCAGTAGGAAGGAGACTCCCAAAGCGACTCTCATGGTCTTCCTCAGTGGTTTGTGCATAGAAAAAAACACGCTAGAAACAAGAACCCCTTCAGGACGAAAGATATAATCTCGATTCCCATCCAGGATGTTTTTCCGGACCTCAGACAAAGGCGTAGCTGCTGTGGCGGCTTTGCCGTTGCATGTTGTCACCGTTTCTTGCCAAAATAGAGGACTTTCCTGGATGCGGACAGACGCTCAGCTTCTGTGTCGGCATCAAGATTCCATGCTGTGATCGTTTCTTGTCAATTCAAGGTCCGATCTGCCGCTCTCGTTTCCAGAGTCACACGCCCGCATCTCGCTGCGCGCAGACAAAGACTCTCGCGTGCGAGCGTTGACGATTAGAAGGTGCGTTCCGTCGAAAAAGGATTCACAACGGGCAACAATTTGACGACTTTTTTTGATCGCGCTTCACACTATGTTTCCTCTATGTTTTTTCATTAAAATCCTGCCGCAAAAGCACAAGCGACAGCGTACCTAGCCGAACGCTGTTCCTGTTGGGAGGCTCGCTGAGGCTGTCGGTCCACGATTTTCCTTTGTAACCGCGGATTCTTGTGTCATTTTGAGGCCATTCTCGATTTAAACACAGTTCAAATTGTCGTTCGTTCTGTGTGTTCGATTCGTCGTCCGTGCATCGTGACGCCTGAGCTCCCTTTtccccttctgtctccaatCCCGAAGAGCGGTCTCTGGCAAGCCGCGCATACCGCCGTCCACTTTGCACATGCCGCCTTGTCAAGACTTTTGAGTCGATGCTCAGACTGCCGCTTGTCAGCGACCCGAATCTCCgatttcctctcccttttctggtTGTTTAGAagttcgtttcctcgctccTTCTAGAAACATATGCTGTTTTCTGGCTTTCTGCGTCGACCCTGCCACTTGGTGGGTTTCTCGCGTCCCTTTTTGCCGCTGTATACAAGGTCGTCGAGTGTCTTCGACGATCCCACTCAAAACCTCAcacctcttttctctcggattTTCGCCGCGCCAGT from the Toxoplasma gondii ME49 chromosome IX, whole genome shotgun sequence genome contains:
- a CDS encoding hypothetical protein (encoded by transcript TGME49_264990), which translates into the protein MGNVIEQFHAERLDQRYGVLTTPDGKKRAMKPEDCRPRYYERTYREGDPEMPEDPEFPAKLLKAAQDHEWKIENGADGLSIMYPGKRQAKLWVGHVRVVNPEDRICPENGNANMSLDDLIHQGLLTPFYKTPSGAAVPERQEGNDKVPQSAAPSASRQQSEENKRLAEQHLRMSVNERMKFTNVQAQQQAMRTDIPQMAGSPRMPAPQPFPSMFSGAPSPYPMYPTAFPQPQMCAMPPSVNQPPPAVATGVYPPLLPIY